The Tamandua tetradactyla isolate mTamTet1 chromosome 8, mTamTet1.pri, whole genome shotgun sequence genome includes a window with the following:
- the LOC143644021 gene encoding uncharacterized protein LOC143644021 has protein sequence MTEGLFISCTPVLLQPNQSACIGGVLHLANQKARFWGWRVGSQRRERPPGAGTGSRRVASRLLPRALGGLGVRLLEFLKKQPFVHGNDLRLWSETPSSNHAPAMRWQLDLKETLDLFGEAVSPSTTEIVPSEVRHSEMTSRSSK, from the exons ATGACTGAAGGCCTCTTTATTTCGTGCACTCCTGTCCTTTTACAACCCAATCAAAGCGCGTGTATCGGCGGCGTTCTGCACTTAGCCAATCAGAAGGCCCGATTCTGGGGCTGGCGGGTCGGGTCCCAGCGGAGGGAGAGGCCGCCGGGCGCTGGGACAGGTTCCCGGCGGGTCGCGAGCCGCCTCCTACCCCGCGCGCTGGGAGGCCTCG GTGTGCGCCTCCTGGAGTTCCTTAAAAAACAGCCTTTTGTGCATGGAAATGACCTCAGGCTTTGGAGCGAGACACCCAGCTCCAACCACGCACCTGCAATGCGATGGCAGCTAGATCTCAAAGAGACCTTGGACCTTTTCGGAGAGGCAGTTTCCCCATCCACG ACTGAGATTGTTCCATCTGAGGTCCGCCATTCAGAAATGACATCAAGAAGCTCAAAATAA